The segment ACGTTCTTCTTCTTCCTGCCCTCAATCCTGCTGTCCGGCTTCATGTTCCCGTTCCGCGGCATGCCCGAGTGGGCCCAGGTCATCGGCAACGTTCTGCCGCTGACCCACTTCCTGCAGCTCGTGCGCGGCATCCTGCTGAAGGGCGACACCCTGACCGCCCTGTGGCCACAACTGTGGCCGATCCTCGCGTTCATGGGGGCGGTGCTGGGACTGGGCCTGCGGTTCTACAAGCGGACGCTGGATTAAGCCACCAAGGGTAGGGGACGGATTTCACAATCCGTCCCCGTGTTCGCGCCATCCGGGGACGGACTTAAGTCCGTCCCCTCCCCGAAATAGATGGGGACAGATTTCAAATCTGTCCCCATGCCTGGGCAGACAGCAAGAGGTGACAGATTTCCAATCTGTCCCCTCCATTAAACCGCCATGCCAAGCAGGCCAAACCCAACGGATGCGCCACAAAAACTCCCGGCGTATACTCACATCAAACAGCGGGCCGAGCACTGGCCCTGAATACAACGCAGGAGAGGGGTGGTAGTCATGAGCAATCGCTTCCTGAGGTGGGCCCAGAACTGGATCGAGGAAAACATCCCTCCCGGCGCCAATCATGACCTCGAGAGCCATGAGGCGCGGGCAGCACGGTTGACGGAGCAGCTGTTCGCCGAAGCGGCCGCGGCCAACTTTTCAACGTTCGAGACCGAGGAGGAGCGGGAGCGCGTCACGCCCCGAGTACTGGCCGCGGTC is part of the Gammaproteobacteria bacterium genome and harbors:
- a CDS encoding DUF768 domain-containing protein, which codes for MSNRFLRWAQNWIEENIPPGANHDLESHEARAARLTEQLFAEAAAANFSTFETEEERERVTPRVLAAVSDSTDFDIDAYKLKSQLAMENEDGD